The genomic stretch GCGGTGAACGGCAAGGAGCTTCATGCGCGCAAGGAGCTCATCGGCAAATTCCCCGCCGTGCTTTTTCTCCCGGGTGATACCGCCCTTGTCGACGGCGAACCGAGACTGCGCCGTGATTTCATGAGCATGTGCGCGGCGAACGCGGATGCATCGTATCTCGCCGCCGCGGTCGACTATCATCGCGTGCTCAAGAACAGGAATGTGTGCCTGCGCGTGCAAAGCGCCGACAGCGCGCTCTATGACGACGGTCTTGCTTCCATCGGATACGGCATTATCGAAAAGAACAGACACTTTGCCGCACTGCTCGCCGATTCGATGAACGCATATTATCGCGAGATGTTCTCGCATGACAATGCATACCGCATTGTCTACGAGGACGGGAGCGGCAGCCCCGTGTCCGCTGATGAGATGAAGAAACACCTCTCGGACGCTTCAGAACGCGAGAAGCGCATGAAGACGACGCTCATCGGTCCCCAGCGCGGCGAATACCGGATATACATCGGCGAGCGCGAGGCGCGTCATGCGGCATCCACCGGGGAGAAACGCCTGTGCGCCGTCATCATGAACATAGCCCGGCATTCGGTGATACGCGACGCAGTGAAAGAGCCGC from Spirochaetota bacterium encodes the following:
- the recF gene encoding DNA replication and repair protein RecF (All proteins in this family for which functions are known are DNA-binding proteins that assist the filamentation of RecA onto DNA for the initiation of recombination or recombinational repair.); this translates as MKITRLTLKNFRSFALAELSFPEGTTVLAGVNGAGKTNILEAIALLSNGRSFRASTDNILAKIPDTHYFVRGSLSGASGLNDTVEISYHARVKRVAVNGKELHARKELIGKFPAVLFLPGDTALVDGEPRLRRDFMSMCAANADASYLAAAVDYHRVLKNRNVCLRVQSADSALYDDGLASIGYGIIEKNRHFAALLADSMNAYYREMFSHDNAYRIVYEDGSGSPVSADEMKKHLSDASEREKRMKTTLIGPQRGEYRIYIGEREARHAASTGEKRLCAVIMNIARHSVIRDAVKEPPMLLIDDALLELDKERRARVLESLTGRGQIIITVTDAALVVPHIGGSVIDVASLGA